Proteins encoded by one window of Chrysemys picta bellii isolate R12L10 chromosome 10, ASM1138683v2, whole genome shotgun sequence:
- the LOC135973743 gene encoding myb/SANT-like DNA-binding domain-containing protein 2, translated as MESQDRKRAPAWTEREVRDLLAIWGDEAVIAELRSSKRNGKVLEKISKAMKDRGHNRDTQQCRVKIKELRQAYHKAREANGRSGAEPQTCRYYAELHAILGGAATTTPTVCYDSLTGETHREDGSGNEEDEDGGTVGSSQQQGSGETGFPNSQDMFVTLDLEPVTPELTQDPQGTQETSAANVSPSQMLVNIRKRKRRTRDDMFTELQMSSHADRAQQNAWRQSMSEMRKAQYE; from the exons atggagtcccaggatcgcaaaagagctccagcatggaccgaacgggaggtacgagatctgctcgccatatggggagatgaagcagtgatagctgaactccgtagcagtaaaagaaatggaaaagtattagaaaagatctctaaggccatgaaggaccgaggccataacagggacacacagcagtgccgcgtgaaaattaaggagctacggcaagcttaccacaaagccagagaagcaaacggaaggtccggggcagagccgcaaacttgccgctactacgcggagctgcatgcgatcctagggggtgcagccaccactaccccaaccgtgtgctatgactctctcactggagaaacacacagggaagacggttcggggaacgaggaagatgaggatggaggtactgtaggtagctcacagcagcaaggaagcggagaaaccggtttccccaacagccaggatatgtttgtgaccctggacctggaaccagtaacccccgaactcacccaagaccctcagggcacacaggagacctctg ctgcaaatgtttctccttcgcagatgctcgtgaacattagaaagagaaaacgtaggacgagggacgatatgttcacggagctgcagatgtcctcccacgctgatagagcacagcagaatgcgtggaggcagtcaatgtcggagatgagaaaagcccaatatgaatga